Below is a genomic region from Brassica oleracea var. oleracea cultivar TO1000 chromosome C9, BOL, whole genome shotgun sequence.
GCGGTTATAGGACATGCCTGGTTCGCGAGCGGCTTTCTTACCAATAATGTACAGTTCTGGAACACTGCGGCTGCGTCTCCAAAGAGGAAATCGATGGTGCCTGTTATAGTACAGTCCCTGTAAAACTGACGGTGGGAATGTGCGTAGAGAGTGTCTTGGTAACCATCAAATCTACAGTTGTAGAATATGGACTCGTCTGACAGTACCCTAACGGCAACCGCTTGATAGTTTAAAGCCCCGGCTGTGTTCTCGAAACCCATGTTCTTGGCAATGAAATTGTCTCCAATGATTGCTGCAATAAGGACAAGGTTCATTAGTTATATACATTTTGGTAATAAGTGAAACCACAAAAGGTAAACAGTGTGCCCTTTCAAATTATTTTTAGACCATGTTAAAAAAACTATTAACGGTAATATATATTTAAAAAGTTTTTCAAACCTAATTAGTTCCATCTACATTTCTTCAAAATTATAAACACAAAATTGATAAAAATAAAGTTTTAGGTTTTAATGTAAACATGTATTTTTTTTAAAGCGTCTAGACTATGTTAGACTGTTCACTTAGATATGCTATAACATAAGAATCATTACCAACGGTGGCTGTACGGTATGTGGTAATACCGTCCTTGAAACTTTTGTTGCCGGAAATTATTGATTTGTCAGGGCCATCACCGATGAAAACAAGATTTGGCATGGTCCTATTCACCTGAACATATTCTTTATAGGTTCCACTCTTAATATGAATCACAAAAGTCGCATTATTCTTCTTCGGTACATTTTGCAATGCCTCGTTGATCGTCTTGTACTGACCGCTTCCGTCCTGAGCCACAACCATATCTGGTTTGACCTCAGACAATGGTGCATTCAAGAGCCTACGCACGCGCCCATCCACCCACGAAGGAAACTCTTGAGACAGCAGCCGGCGACTATTCATCTCCGGCAACTCCATTTGTCCCAAGTAATTCAACATCTCGCTGACCATTGCAAGCCCGTTATGTGTTAACTGAACCGCGGTTTTCAATGCCTTCTTCATCGTCTCACCTGCATCACCTTGTGTCCCTTGAAACCCATCGAGACAAGTTTGCTCATGACTAATCGTCGCGCTGAGCCAAACCTTTAGCTTAATCAATGCGTCGTCAACCTTGTTAATAAATGAATTAAGTCACACATCAACAGATAGTTAGAAAAATAATTAACTATATAATGATCAATTTACTTGTCAATTGGTTTTAAGTTAAAAGCACATGAAGCTAATTAATATTACAAACCTTGTGAAGCTCGAACCTTCCCAACTGGTCAAAAGATTTACTAAGCTCGCCGATTGCATAATCCATTAGCTCCGTGCATTGATCCAAAGCCATCTTTGTCCTTGGATCCTTTTGTAGCTCGATCATAGTCAGTGACTTCTTCCCCACGTTACTTATCTGTTTCATCGTTGCGTTAAACGCTGTCCTCACAAGCTCCAACGGGTCCGATGTGTCCAGCCATCTTTGTCCTTGGATCCTTTTGTAGCTCGATCATAGTCAGTGACTTCTTCCCCACGTTACTTATCTGTTTCATCGTTGCGTTAAACGCTGTCCTCACAAGCTCCAACGGGTCCGATGTGTCCTTTGCATCTTTCCTTAGAGTATCTTCACAAGTCTTCTTGTAATCCGTTGGCGCGCAGACATCTTTGATGGCTTTAACGGAGGCCGTGATCTCTTCTTTAGTTCCGTTATCGTTATTGAAGCTCACGCCGATGGTAACGGCGACAACCATAGAAACAAGAAGAACAGATGAGATGGAGATAACTACGTACCTCCTTTTCCTCTTAGAATCATCGTCGTATGATCCGAATGCCATTTATTGTTTTTTTTTTCTATTTTTTATTTTTATTTATTGTTTTTGTATAGACTCCTTTTACGAAGCTTACGTAGCCTCCTTAGGAGTGTTTATTTTGCATAATTTTAAAAATATTTACAATGATAGTTTTGTTTCGGACAGATAAAGAGGCTCGTAGTTTTGCTTGCTATGTTTTATGAGGTTTGTCGGGAAAGTCGTTATGCTTAAGATTGTGAGAGACAGAGACAAGATAGGGTTGTGGTATGGTTTTGTCCTTTACATTTTCTTCTCTCTGAGTTACTAAACATGGAGAAGTAATTAATTCATTGATAATCTTAATTTAAGGTATAATCTAATTGAAATCATAAAATAGTCTTTTCACGTTATTAGTGGACAATGTAATGCCTTGAATATATAAGTTAAACAAAAATGAATGAGATGATATTCGCTTTTTTAAGAACATTGTTTTAAAATATTTTTTCAAAAGAAAGAATGCAATCTCTTTTCGTTCTTATTGATCTTAAATGGGTATATATATTATATTACATGCCCTACGTACATATATAGATTTAGGAATATTAATATCTCGATTTTAAGAAATTTAACAATTCTACAACACATGGTAGGGTAAAAAGTTCAAGTCCAGATTTGTTCTAATTTATGAATGTTCTTACTTAGATATTCTTTTTCTTTTGAGAAAGGGTTTGATCTTAATTAGATATTCGTCTAGATCACTTGCAGAAAAAGTTGAGTTAACCATCATTTAGGGTTTGAATTCCAATTTTGTTAACAATGAAATCACAGTTCTAGCCTTCTAGGGATATTTGGTAACTAGAATCACAAAGTCAAGTAAAGAGAAAATTTGAAGACTAATGTTTGCTGGATATCTTTAGACAGAATATTAACTAAAGTGTTGGTTGCTTACTGGAAATGTATGGCGCTTGTTTTCGTGTTTTCGTTTCAAATTTTTGGTACATAATTTATATTTCGAATCAGAATTGTTAGAAACAAATTTCATCCTGAAAAAACTAAGGACTTAAGGTCCCAAGGGATGAAATTTGTTTTAAAAATGTTAAAAGTAGTAAAAGTATCAAATAAATTTGTGAATAAAACTGGACATATATGCATGGAAATTAAGTAAAGCCTACAAGATTTAGCCGTAAGGGTAAGCTTTACCTTCACTAGCTATCAATAAAGTTACTAATAGGATCTGTCAAATAGTTTTAGAAAATCTCTTACAAACAGAAGCATACTTACTTCCATTGCCGGCTTATACATGTAGCACCTAAAGCTGGTCTAAAAATGATCGATGTGCTTATTGCAGTGGATGAGATTGGAACTCGTCTCCTGCAAAACACATTGAGAAGAAGAGTTCA
It encodes:
- the LOC106318703 gene encoding putative pectinesterase/pectinesterase inhibitor 28; translation: MAFGSYDDDSKRKRRYVVISISSVLLVSMVVAVTIGVSFNNDNGTKEEITASVKAIKDVCAPTDYKKTCEDTLRKDAKDTSDPLELVRTAFNATMKQISNVGKKSLTMIELQKDPRTKMALDQCTELMDYAIGELSKSFDQLGRFELHKVDDALIKLKVWLSATISHEQTCLDGFQGTQGDAGETMKKALKTAVQLTHNGLAMVSEMLNYLGQMELPEMNSRRLLSQEFPSWVDGRVRRLLNAPLSEVKPDMVVAQDGSGQYKTINEALQNVPKKNNATFVIHIKSGTYKEYVQVNRTMPNLVFIGDGPDKSIISGNKSFKDGITTYRTATVAIIGDNFIAKNMGFENTAGALNYQAVAVRVLSDESIFYNCRFDGYQDTLYAHSHRQFYRDCTITGTIDFLFGDAAAVFQNCTLLVRKPLANQACPITAHGRTDPRESTGFVLQGCTIAGEADYLAVKETSKAYLGRPWKEYSKTIIMETFIPDFIPGEGWSPWQGNFGLDTLFYSEVRNTGPGAAVANRVTWPGIKKLSEEEIVEYTPAKYIQGDDWIPGKGVPYTPGFFAGNGSATGAGSSNSTTTGSSEPGSTNSTTGSDSPAAAPGASPVTESGLGSPSATPSASPTASPSASPSASPSATPSASPSVSPSTTPSASPSATPSASPSASPSVSPSASLESSV